The following proteins are co-located in the Paludibaculum fermentans genome:
- a CDS encoding response regulator — protein MTEAVRILLVEDQSIARLALHTIIDPRPDMKIVAETGRGNEAADLFDLHLPDVVIMDLRLPGQSGFEAIRIIRKKHATARILVLTNYEGSEDVHRVLQAGAMAYLTKDTGKEELIQAILAVSRGKRYLPSSVGALLAERMPGSELTEREQDVLRLLAKGASNRGVAESLGISENTARIHVTHILQKLGVEDRTQAVIAAIQRGIVHVD, from the coding sequence ATGACTGAAGCGGTCCGCATTCTGCTGGTCGAAGATCAATCCATCGCGCGTCTCGCGTTGCACACCATCATCGATCCCCGCCCGGATATGAAGATTGTCGCCGAGACGGGACGAGGCAATGAAGCGGCCGATCTCTTCGATCTGCACCTGCCGGATGTAGTGATCATGGATCTGCGGCTGCCGGGCCAATCGGGGTTTGAGGCCATCCGCATCATCCGCAAGAAACATGCGACGGCGCGGATTCTCGTCCTGACGAACTACGAAGGCAGCGAGGACGTCCATCGCGTGCTGCAGGCCGGGGCGATGGCGTACCTGACCAAGGACACGGGCAAGGAAGAGCTGATCCAGGCGATTCTGGCTGTTTCGCGCGGCAAGCGTTATCTGCCGTCGTCCGTGGGGGCCCTGCTGGCTGAGCGTATGCCCGGCTCCGAGTTGACTGAACGGGAGCAGGATGTCCTGCGGCTGCTGGCCAAAGGCGCCAGCAATCGAGGGGTGGCCGAGTCGCTGGGCATCTCAGAGAACACGGCGCGCATCCACGTGACGCATATCCTGCAGAAGTTGGGCGTGGAAGACCGGACGCAGGCTGTCATTGCGGCCATCCAGCGCGGCATCGTCCACGTGGATTAG
- a CDS encoding sensor histidine kinase, whose product MQWGFRSLAVLWTLLPVAWALDPTYALSQYHKRNWQVQDGLPRNYVMSVEPSSDGYLLVGTDEGLARFDGVRFVPFDPQPGLGLARRWIGALASARDGSLWVGTFDGWIYEYRDGRIQTKFHAGGTVFALLEDRTGRIWASTRTGVIRSDAGQFHAVAGLTRPPETAWNVLTQDGAGAVWAVTLDGLFCVRNNTVSQVLFDARISGEPLAVEADHSGVVWVGTSRGLSRIDDGVRTPVAGVPGPVVSILEDRDGVVWVGSWGLGVFRVRGSRVDSWSARDGLPDDFIRTLHEDAEGNLWIGTRGGGLVRCKDTPMVPYGLPEGLGGNYATTVVKAPDGHLWFGTWRGGLYRLKGNRFEAQATPVPALYCSVRALAIDPAGHQWIGNWEGLFGFDGKRYVNYAPTGSPYHLVSAMLFDRQGRLWLATSNNGVYLFPAGDASRPLASFLPGTEILSLFEDSQGRIWYGTPQGPGALTLGAAPNVAPVTGVPVEGVSAITEDAKGRIWATSLGGSLYRVAPGSPVVIGEAQGLPGSPLYRLLDDGAGGLWVSSAKGILRIESAQMTELLAGQRKRLEVALFDQDDGMRTPECHHVSQPAGWADPRGGAWFPTTRGFVLAVSRRMGRTPPPKARVEEAIWDNHAVPPGGSLRLDPGSHPLEIHFTALRFAWAEKIRFRYRMEGLDPDWIETGQLRSARYGRVPPGHYRFLVQARMPGGEWSTQAAELAVEQAPRFYQTGWFTALLLLFSIGVASALYRWRIHIIRGRYSAVLAERNRIAREWHDTLLAGFAAITWQLEETLSRLKEMPAQAEATVELALKMVQHYRAEARSVIWDLRESRLDSETLASAVQGALEQIAAGSPVAISVETQGTVTKLKDELERNVLRICQEAASNAKRHGRPRRISVELVYRAGELQVRIEDDGAGFIPSEVIGLSRGHFGLAVMAERAERFGGRLKLTSEPGQGTIVEAVIPTTTAGTLK is encoded by the coding sequence ATGCAATGGGGCTTCCGATCTCTGGCCGTTTTGTGGACCCTGCTCCCCGTGGCCTGGGCGTTGGATCCCACTTACGCCCTTTCGCAATATCACAAGCGCAACTGGCAGGTGCAGGACGGCCTGCCCCGGAACTACGTCATGTCCGTCGAGCCCTCGTCCGATGGTTACCTGCTGGTGGGTACGGACGAAGGGCTGGCGCGCTTTGACGGCGTCCGGTTCGTTCCCTTCGATCCGCAGCCTGGTCTTGGGCTGGCACGGCGCTGGATTGGCGCGCTGGCCAGCGCTCGCGATGGCAGCCTCTGGGTGGGCACGTTTGACGGCTGGATTTACGAGTATCGGGACGGCCGGATCCAGACGAAGTTCCATGCGGGCGGCACGGTTTTCGCGCTGCTGGAGGATCGGACAGGACGGATCTGGGCGAGCACCCGGACCGGGGTAATCCGGTCCGATGCGGGGCAGTTTCATGCCGTGGCCGGACTCACGCGTCCGCCCGAAACGGCATGGAATGTCCTGACGCAGGACGGTGCCGGCGCGGTCTGGGCGGTCACCCTCGATGGGTTGTTTTGTGTCCGCAACAATACCGTCTCCCAGGTGCTGTTTGATGCCAGGATCTCGGGCGAGCCGTTGGCTGTGGAAGCGGACCATTCGGGCGTCGTCTGGGTAGGGACGTCGCGCGGCTTGAGTCGCATTGACGACGGCGTGCGCACCCCGGTGGCTGGCGTTCCGGGGCCTGTCGTCAGCATTCTGGAAGACCGCGATGGCGTGGTTTGGGTTGGATCCTGGGGCCTGGGCGTCTTTCGAGTGCGCGGCAGCCGCGTGGACTCCTGGTCGGCGCGCGATGGATTGCCGGACGACTTCATCCGCACCCTGCACGAGGACGCGGAAGGAAACCTGTGGATCGGCACCCGCGGCGGCGGCCTGGTGCGCTGCAAGGATACGCCTATGGTTCCTTATGGCCTGCCGGAGGGGTTGGGCGGCAACTACGCCACCACCGTGGTGAAAGCGCCCGATGGGCACCTTTGGTTCGGGACCTGGCGGGGCGGGCTCTACCGGCTGAAAGGGAACCGCTTCGAGGCCCAGGCGACGCCGGTGCCGGCGCTGTACTGTTCCGTGCGGGCGCTGGCGATCGACCCCGCCGGTCATCAATGGATCGGCAACTGGGAGGGACTGTTCGGTTTCGATGGCAAACGCTATGTGAACTACGCTCCCACGGGGTCCCCCTACCACCTGGTGAGCGCGATGCTGTTCGATCGCCAGGGCCGTTTGTGGCTAGCGACATCGAACAACGGCGTCTACCTGTTCCCGGCCGGCGACGCATCAAGGCCGCTGGCTTCGTTTCTGCCGGGTACTGAAATTCTCAGCCTGTTCGAGGATTCTCAGGGGCGCATCTGGTACGGGACTCCGCAGGGGCCCGGTGCCCTGACGTTGGGTGCCGCGCCGAACGTCGCTCCCGTCACCGGAGTGCCCGTCGAAGGCGTGTCGGCCATTACCGAGGACGCCAAAGGCCGCATCTGGGCGACGTCGCTCGGCGGTTCGCTCTATCGCGTTGCACCAGGCTCCCCCGTGGTGATTGGCGAGGCGCAGGGGCTGCCAGGGTCGCCCCTCTACCGCCTGCTGGACGACGGGGCCGGTGGGCTATGGGTGAGTTCGGCCAAAGGGATTCTGCGCATTGAATCGGCACAGATGACTGAGCTGCTGGCTGGGCAGCGCAAACGGCTGGAGGTCGCCCTCTTCGACCAGGATGATGGAATGCGCACGCCGGAGTGCCACCATGTCTCCCAACCGGCGGGCTGGGCCGATCCGCGGGGCGGCGCCTGGTTTCCCACGACCCGCGGTTTCGTTCTCGCGGTGAGCCGCAGAATGGGCCGCACTCCGCCGCCGAAGGCTCGAGTGGAAGAGGCGATCTGGGACAACCACGCTGTGCCCCCTGGCGGTTCCTTACGCCTGGATCCAGGCTCGCATCCGCTGGAGATTCACTTCACGGCCCTGCGATTCGCCTGGGCGGAGAAGATCCGCTTCCGCTACCGCATGGAAGGCCTGGATCCGGATTGGATCGAGACGGGGCAACTGCGGTCAGCCCGCTATGGCCGCGTGCCTCCGGGCCATTACCGCTTTCTAGTGCAGGCGCGCATGCCGGGCGGGGAATGGAGTACGCAGGCCGCCGAACTCGCGGTGGAGCAGGCTCCGCGGTTCTATCAGACCGGCTGGTTCACCGCGTTGCTGCTCCTGTTCTCGATTGGTGTCGCCTCGGCGCTCTACCGCTGGCGGATCCACATCATTCGCGGACGCTACTCCGCGGTGTTGGCGGAGAGGAATCGAATCGCGCGGGAGTGGCACGACACGCTGCTGGCCGGATTCGCCGCCATCACCTGGCAATTGGAGGAGACTCTGTCGCGACTGAAGGAGATGCCCGCCCAGGCCGAGGCGACGGTGGAACTGGCCCTAAAGATGGTGCAGCACTACCGGGCCGAGGCACGCAGCGTGATCTGGGATCTGCGGGAAAGCCGGCTGGATTCCGAGACGCTGGCCAGTGCCGTCCAGGGGGCGCTGGAGCAGATCGCGGCTGGATCACCGGTGGCGATCTCGGTTGAGACGCAGGGCACGGTCACGAAACTCAAGGATGAGCTGGAGCGGAACGTCCTGCGGATCTGCCAGGAGGCGGCCTCGAATGCGAAACGCCACGGGCGCCCGCGGCGGATCAGCGTCGAACTGGTGTATCGGGCCGGCGAACTCCAGGTGAGGATTGAGGATGACGGCGCCGGGTTCATTCCCAGTGAAGTGATCGGGCTCTCGCGCGGCCACTTTGGACTGGCCGTCATGGCGGAGCGGGCCGAGCGATTCGGCGGAAGGTTGAAACTGACCAGTGAACCAGGACAGGGTACCATCGTAGAAGCGGTCATCCCCACGACGACCGCCGGCACCCTGAAATGA